The sequence GTTGCCGGAGTTGTTAGGGCCGGAATTAAGGAAGCGGGAGGTGTGCTCGTTGCACTTGGAGAACCGACACTGGAATTTAGATCGGGGAATGTTTCGGTTGTAGGAGAAGTACTGGGTAAAGCTTTTTCCTGGGTAAAATCAGAGGTTTTACCCAAAGTAATTTGGGGAAGAGGATTACCAACAAGGATTTTAGCTTTGGCTTTAGCGCTCCCCTCGTTTCCGTCTTGGACAAAAATATCTATTTTGTCATTCTCTTTAATCTCGGCCAAGCTTAAAAGATCAGCGCTTCTTGTGTTGTTTAAGGGCAAAAGCCAACTGCCGGAAGTCTTGACTAAAGTAGAAAGAGGAGTGGTTTTATTAATGTTTAAATAAACAATGGCTCCTTCGGCTGGCGTGCCGTCATTTTTAATCACGGTTCCATAGATTGGAGAAGATTGATTTTGCGCCGCCGGAATTTCCGGAGCCGTGGTGACGATATAAGCCTCGCCGTCGCGATCATAAGTTTTGTTACCGGAGATAATTTTAAAATAATATTGAGTTCCCGGTTTTAAATAGCGTAAAGTTATATAGTGGGTGGCAAATTGACTGGTTTTGCCCGAAACTTGATCCCGATCATCAGAAATGACACTTCCTAAAGAAGGGGTTTCGCCAAAATTGAGACTGCCGCTGGCCGTGTTCGTCGTGACCCAAGAAACCGTGAGACTGCTTTCATTAACATTGGTTATTTTGACATCGCTAGGGGCATAGTCAGGACTGGCTTGAGTAAAAAGCGTTTGCGCATTCTTAAAAAGAACGACCGTGGCGGTCAGACTGATGCCAATAA comes from Patescibacteria group bacterium and encodes:
- a CDS encoding Ig-like domain-containing protein, with amino-acid sequence MKNENRIPTLVGLFLIGISLTATVVLFKNAQTLFTQASPDYAPSDVKITNVNESSLTVSWVTTNTASGSLNFGETPSLGSVISDDRDQVSGKTSQFATHYITLRYLKPGTQYYFKIISGNKTYDRDGEAYIVTTAPEIPAAQNQSSPIYGTVIKNDGTPAEGAIVYLNINKTTPLSTLVKTSGSWLLPLNNTRSADLLSLAEIKENDKIDIFVQDGNEGSAKAKAKILVGNPLPQITLGKTSDFTQEKALPSTSPTTETFPDLNSSVGSPSATSTPPASLIPALTTPATESAIPSDKPLISGTGIPGKTVTIKIESEAPITGTTKISENGSWTWTPPTGLTPGEHTVTITTADKTGKLLTFVRKFTVLASGTQVVEAATPSATPKTSPTPTPKPTPTATPKKTASPSPTATPKSGNSLPTILISLLGVGMILLGGSQILWLDRKH